One Candidatus Mikella endobia genomic window carries:
- the rne gene encoding ribonuclease E → MKRMLINANQKEELRIALVDGQRLYDLNIESTGHEQKKANIYKGKIIRIEPSLEAVFVDYGAERHGFLPLKEISCEYFSSYYYSSEKYNIKDLLQEGQEIIVQIDKEERGNKGAALTTFINLAGSYLVLMPNNPRAGGISRHIEGENRIELKATLSSLELPEGMGLIVRTAGLGKSADTLQLDLISCLKHWQTIKKVAKERPAPFLIHQESNVIVRAFRDYLRSDISEILIDNSQIMELAIEHIISLGRQSILDKIKLYSGEIPLFSYYQIESQIESAFQHKVRLPSGGSIVIDTTEALTAIDINSSRSTRGVDIEETALNTNLEAADEIARQLRLRDLGGLIVIDFIDMAPMNHQRTVENSLRELVRQDRARIQIGRISRFGLLELSRQRLSTSLGESSHHVCPRCEGTGTIRDTESLSLSILRLIEEEALKENTQEVRAIVPVSIASYLLNEKRGALNAIEKLQGGMRAIIIPSDKIKTPHYTVSRIRKGEEVPSLNYLIPHLYEENILHEESARIYNKKEQSTLTSFVMPDLPEWNQNIVKNIKDYLDTSSFKKASISNSFFRRIITKLKSIIYTFLLPQRKPNPAELLIVETSVVKRETQCRRQTQQYQRGNRRHNKKIYNKNYELTDVENNNSQAHKARTISSSEEITKNYPPSKIKTADNNTDHISNNNIINEYSSNLFCRSLI, encoded by the coding sequence ATGAAAAGAATGTTAATTAATGCCAATCAAAAGGAAGAATTGCGTATAGCTCTAGTAGATGGACAAAGACTGTATGACCTAAATATTGAGAGCACCGGGCATGAACAGAAAAAAGCAAATATATATAAAGGTAAAATTATCCGCATTGAACCAAGTTTAGAGGCAGTATTTGTTGATTATGGTGCAGAACGCCATGGTTTTCTTCCTCTAAAAGAGATTTCTTGTGAATATTTTTCTTCTTATTATTATTCATCTGAAAAATATAATATTAAGGATTTATTACAGGAAGGTCAGGAAATTATCGTACAAATAGATAAAGAAGAAAGAGGTAATAAAGGAGCAGCGCTAACTACTTTTATAAATCTAGCAGGTAGTTATTTAGTGCTGATGCCTAATAATCCCCGAGCTGGAGGTATTTCGCGCCATATTGAAGGTGAAAATCGTATTGAATTAAAAGCTACTTTATCTTCTTTAGAGCTCCCAGAAGGGATGGGTCTTATTGTACGTACTGCTGGATTAGGAAAATCTGCTGATACTTTACAGTTAGATTTAATATCTTGTCTTAAACATTGGCAAACTATAAAAAAGGTAGCTAAAGAAAGACCCGCTCCTTTTTTGATTCATCAAGAAAGTAATGTGATTGTTCGTGCTTTTCGTGATTATTTAAGATCTGATATTAGTGAAATTTTAATAGATAATTCTCAAATTATGGAATTAGCAATAGAGCATATTATATCTCTTGGTCGTCAATCTATTCTTGATAAAATTAAATTATATAGCGGAGAAATTCCTTTATTTAGTTATTATCAAATTGAATCGCAGATTGAATCTGCATTTCAGCATAAAGTACGATTGCCTTCTGGAGGTTCTATTGTTATAGATACTACAGAAGCATTGACTGCCATTGATATTAACTCATCACGTTCAACACGTGGAGTAGATATTGAAGAAACAGCTTTGAATACTAATCTGGAAGCAGCTGATGAAATTGCTCGTCAATTGAGATTACGTGACTTAGGGGGTTTAATTGTTATTGATTTTATCGATATGGCTCCTATGAACCATCAGCGAACAGTAGAAAATTCTCTTCGAGAATTAGTTCGTCAGGATCGTGCTCGTATTCAAATAGGACGTATTTCTCGTTTCGGTCTGTTAGAACTTTCTCGTCAACGACTGAGTACATCATTAGGTGAATCAAGTCATCATGTTTGTCCCAGGTGCGAAGGTACTGGGACTATTCGTGATACTGAATCTCTTTCTCTTTCTATATTACGTTTAATTGAAGAAGAAGCATTAAAAGAAAATACACAAGAAGTACGTGCTATAGTACCTGTTTCCATTGCATCCTATTTATTAAACGAAAAACGCGGAGCACTCAACGCTATTGAGAAACTTCAGGGTGGTATGCGAGCTATTATCATCCCCAGCGATAAAATTAAAACTCCACATTATACGGTTTCTAGGATACGTAAAGGAGAAGAAGTACCTTCTTTAAATTATTTAATTCCGCATTTATATGAAGAAAATATTCTCCATGAAGAATCAGCTAGAATATATAATAAAAAAGAGCAGTCGACACTAACGTCTTTTGTAATGCCTGATTTACCTGAGTGGAATCAGAACATTGTGAAAAATATTAAAGATTATCTAGACACTTCTTCTTTTAAGAAAGCATCTATTTCTAATAGCTTTTTTAGACGTATAATTACTAAATTGAAATCTATTATTTATACTTTTTTACTACCACAGCGAAAACCTAACCCTGCTGAACTATTAATAGTAGAAACTTCAGTAGTTAAAAGAGAAACTCAGTGTCGTCGTCAAACACAACAATATCAACGTGGTAATCGTCGTCATAATAAAAAAATTTATAATAAAAATTATGAATTAACAGATGTAGAGAATAATAATTCTCAAGCTCATAAAGCTAGGACTATTAGTAGTTCCGAAGAGATAACTAAGAATTATCCGCCGTCTAAAATAAAGACGGCGGATAATAATACTGATCACATTAGCAATAACAATATTATTAATGAATATTCCAGTAATTTATTTTGCAGATCACTTATTTAA
- the rluC gene encoding 23S rRNA pseudouridine(955/2504/2580) synthase RluC, with amino-acid sequence MNIQNKFVHFITISADEAGQRIDNFLHKYLKGMPQSMIYRIVRKGEVRVNKKRIKHTYKIKNNDQVRIPPIMLLKKNSLSISKKLNKMAALNDAIIYEDDYLLVLNKPTGIAVHGGSNINFGVIESLRLLRPSEHFLELVHRLDRETSGVLLVAKKRSALRILHEQLRTKNMQKYYLALVRGQWQLHLKKIAEPLLKNTQANKERIVIVTNNGKPSETSFQVKEQFQCATLVLASPITGRTHQIRVHAQYAGHPIALDRRYGDSIFDQQLKKICGLHRLFLHATALQFIHPGNGEILRIEAPLDTNLHQCLLYLRANYKYLKEEK; translated from the coding sequence ATGAATATACAAAATAAATTTGTACATTTTATCACTATTTCAGCAGATGAAGCTGGTCAGAGAATAGATAATTTTTTACATAAGTATCTTAAAGGAATGCCCCAAAGTATGATTTATCGCATAGTGCGTAAAGGTGAAGTACGAGTAAATAAAAAAAGAATAAAACATACATATAAAATAAAAAATAATGATCAAGTACGCATTCCTCCAATTATGTTATTAAAGAAAAATTCCCTCTCTATTTCCAAAAAATTGAATAAAATGGCTGCATTAAATGATGCTATAATCTATGAAGATGATTATCTGCTGGTTTTAAATAAGCCCACTGGCATTGCTGTACATGGTGGCAGTAATATAAATTTTGGTGTTATTGAAAGTTTACGTCTTCTGCGCCCCTCAGAGCATTTTTTAGAATTAGTTCACCGATTAGATAGAGAAACTTCTGGAGTACTTTTAGTAGCTAAAAAACGTTCTGCTTTACGTATACTACATGAGCAATTACGTACTAAAAATATGCAAAAATATTATTTAGCACTAGTGCGCGGTCAGTGGCAGTTACACCTGAAAAAGATTGCAGAACCGCTATTAAAAAATACTCAGGCTAACAAAGAGCGTATAGTTATAGTTACTAACAATGGTAAACCATCAGAAACTAGTTTTCAAGTAAAAGAACAATTTCAATGTGCCACATTAGTATTAGCTAGTCCAATAACAGGACGCACCCATCAAATTAGGGTACATGCTCAATATGCAGGCCATCCTATTGCGTTAGATAGACGATATGGGGATAGTATATTCGATCAACAATTAAAAAAAATTTGTGGTTTACATCGTTTATTTTTACATGCAACGGCACTGCAATTTATTCATCCAGGTAACGGTGAAATATTGCGTATAGAAGCTCCATTAGATACTAATTTGCATCAGTGTTTACTGTATTTACGTGCTAATTATAAATATCTTAAAGAAGAGAAGTAA